The SAR324 cluster bacterium nucleotide sequence GGTGGTGGACTTCTCACCGAGGAATACATCCTTCAACTCCTTGATGAAACGCAGGAAGTACAGCAGATTCTGGGTGCCACCCTGAATGAACTCAACAATGTGATCGCCAAAGACGAACGACAAAACCTGGAGCGTATCTATAAAATTCCGGAATCACGCATGGCCGCCGTGGAAAAACAGGTGCTGGCACAACTTCACGAGGCATCGTCCAGACAGGTCCTCACAACGGCGCTTAATGATTTGAGAAAAGAACCCATTGAAAAAGCCTTGCAGTCCTATGTCATGGCAACCCAGCGACTGGCCAAACACCTGGGCAAGCCGATCAATGTGGAAGTCAACGGCAAAGACATCCGAATTCCGTATGAACGTTTTGAAAGACTTCTCAGTTCCCTGATTCATGTGATTCGAAACGCGGTGGATCATGGCATAGAAGATGTGGACATTCGAAAAATGCGCGGCAAACCCTTAACTGGCAATATTTCTATCAATGTTCAACAGACCGGGGCTGATTTTATTTTATCCATTTCGGATGATGGCGGCGGCATGGATCCGGAAACCATCAAAAAGATTGCCCTTGAAAAAGGTCTGATCGACACAAAAACAGCCAACCAGTCCTCACCGGAGGCGATCCTTCAGATGATACTCAAACCGGGTTTTACCACCAAAAAAGAAGTGACCAGTATTTCAGGACGGGGTGTGGGGATGGATGCGGTGAACGCCGCCCTGCAGGATCTTGATGGAACAATTATTGTAAAATCGCAACTGAACCGGGGCTCCACTTTTGAAATCAGGATTCCCTGCTAATTATATAACCTCTTGCTCTGAACTGACATGACTAAAAAACTGATCATCAGTGCGGTTGTCGTCCTTGTACTGATTGCCTTCAACAGCGTCGTTACAATGCAGTCGTCGGAATCATCGCCACAAACAGAAAAACGTTCTGATCAAAGCCAGACCTTACAGTCACTTCTGGAGATGCAATGGCAACTCAGCAAAAGCCAGAATGCGATTCAGTATTATTTGCGCAGTCTGGAATCACAGCATGAAGATTTATTGCAATCCATGCGTGAGGGGTTCACCACGAATTATGATGCCCTGCTGACAACCGCGCCTCAAATTTCCAGTGTTCTGCAACAGCAGATAAGCCCTTCCATGGAACCTTTCAGAAAAAATTCTGAGGAGATACTCAAACTGGCCTATCAGCAATACAACGATCTGCTGGTTCTGAGAAATGATATTCGACAGATCAATGAACTTCTGGAAGACAAACTGTATCCTGCGATTGCTAAAAAAAATGATGCTGAAGCCATGAATAAAACAGATTACACGCTGAACATGAGCATCAACATCAATAAATTTTTCGCGTTGACTGAAAGTTATATGGCCATCCAGGATCGGATGGCACTCAGAAACATGTCCAAACGCAAAGATGATTTTCATAAGTTTCTTTCCAACTATGAAGCAACACGACTCACCGAAGATGAAGAAGAACTGCTGGGTGAAATCAAAGGTTTTTTTAATGAAGCCAGTCAGGCAAGTGAAGCGGTTGTTCAAAAAACAGATAACATCCATAATTTACAGGAAGAGCTTCAGGGGCACTTTCAGCAAATGGAAACCAACCTGAAACAAATTGTGGATTCTCAAACCAGTCAATCGACTCAAAACGCTGAAAAAAAGGACTCCGGCGGCCTTGGTCCTGTTGTCAGCGCAATCAGTATTCTGTTGGCCGCACTGGTCACAGGATTTCTGCTGAAAGGTGCTCCGGCTGAAGTAAAAACGATCATCAAGGAAGTAGAAGTTCCGGCACCAGCGCAGGAATCAGTGCCACAACCCGGGACGGAATCCGCTGAGAAAAGCAATGAGTCCACGCAAAAAGCTGTTCAGCAGGCAATCTCCGAAAAAAATCTGGCAGAAGCGGCCAGTATTGCGCGCGGTGAATTTGTGGTTCAGGTGCTGACGCATCTGCGATCCTCGCTGGAAAACGTACAGACTTTAGCGCGATTGGGGGTGACACACATTGATTCGGCCTCCAGAGACACTTTTTTACGATATCTGGAAGGCATGGATCAATTTGCGGGGCAGATTCTCGGGTTTTCCAGTCAGGTGCTGGAACTCAGTGCGATGGAATCGGGATTGCTACAAATCAACCCCAGACAGGAAAATCTGCAGGATATCATTCAGACCCTTTTGCCCGATTTGAAAAAACTGGGAATCCACGTCAACCTGAACGCGCCCACGTCAACTCCGCAAGCCCGGGTAGACCGTGTCTGGCTGTTGCAGGCGCTGACAGAAGTCATCACAGGGACCTTTCCCTATCTCTCTGAACAACGTCAATTCAATATTGGTTTTACCAACGGCTCTTTGGTGGCGGGACGCCGCAAAACCGACACACAAACAAAAAATACCATCGCCATCACCATCAGCACAGAACAACCCGTGCCAGAAACTCAGGTGTCACGCCTGTTTGACAAACTGAAGCAATTGAAGAACTATCCCGCAGAAGAAGATCTGATTGTGTTGAGCAACAGCCTTGCGTTTATTTCAGCCCGTGAAATTATCAGGGCTCATCAAGGAGAACTGGTTGGTGATTTTTCTCAGAAAAACTGTGTATGGAACATCATTCTCCCCATAAACGCATGACACAACACGGAGTTTCCATGACTTACCGTTGCCGCACGTTTCTGTCTATTTTTATATTCCTGATTTTGCAGGGGGCCGTGGTTCATGCTCTGAGCGGATTCAGTCCTGAAGAAGAAGAAAACATCCGCATCTATCAGGACAGCAGTCCCGCAGTGGTCAATATCACCAGCATCACCGTCAAATATGATTTCCGATTCCGTCCGATTCCTGCTGAGGAAGGAACAGGAACAGGTTTTCTGATCGACAAAAAGGGACATATCCTCACCAATTTCCATGTCATTGAAAAAGCTCAGAAACTGTTGATCACCCTGTCTGACAACAGTCAGTTGCCCGGCAAGGTGGTTGGTGTTGATCCCAACAATGATCTGGCTGTGCTTCGCATTGACGCGCCTCCCGGACAGTACAGCACGTTGGAGTTGATCGATTCATCCAATCTGATGGTGGGACAAAAAGTGCTGGCTCTCGGGAATCCTTTTGGTCTCAAACAAACCCTCACCACAGGAATTGTCAGTGCACTGGGGCGAACGATTGAAGCACAGAATGGACGCAAAATTGAGGGGGTGATTCAGACCGATGCCGCCATCAATCCGGGAAATTCAGGAGGTCCCTTGCTCAATCGGGAGGGGAAAGTTGTAGGGATCAACACAGCGATCATCGGCCCCGGAAATTTTGGTATTGGTTTTGCGATTCCGGCAAACAATGTCCTTAAAATTATTCCTGATTTGATCACACATGGTTATGTCCGCCGTCCCTGGCTGGGAGTTGAACCGATTCCAACCATTCATCTGAAACAATTGGGACTGGATGTGCCTGCGGGAATTCTTGTGGCAAAAGTGGTTCCCGGTGCTTCTGCCGACAGAGCCGGCATCCGGGGCGCTTCTCAAAATCTGGTGGCGGGGAATTACCTGATCCCCTGGGGCGGCGATATCATCACCCACATTGACAACACCCCCATCACCAACTTTGAAGAACTGGCATCCAGGGTGGAAGCCTTCAGTCCGGGAGACACCGTTAAGGTTCGGTTGATGCGTAAACGGACCCCGATGGAAATGGAGGTCACACTTCTGGAACGACCCAAACCATAAATGGACGAACAAAAATTCAAAGTAAGCGTTCAGCGTTCAGTATTCAGCTTTCAGTGTTTATGCGCTTCAGAAGCCTTATGACTCCATAGCAGAAAATATCGTTTGGCTTCCAGGCCTTGAGAATTCCTGAAAACTGATAACTGACGGCTGAACGCTTACAATTCAAATCATGCCCCCCGGCAAACTGACATGAAAAAACAGATCACCATCCCCGTTGTTTCTGAATGGTTAAAAGTACCTGAATCCACGCTACTGCGCTGGATCAGTCAGGGTGTCATTCCTTTCACCATGACGCGTGGCCAGTATGTGATAGAGAAAGATACACTTGAAGCCTGGGCCGCCTCCAAACATATTTATTTAAATCGGATAACGGAATATGAAAAAGACCACCAGACCGAACTTCTTATTCCTGCAATGGAAGCTGGCGGTTGTTATTATCTCGAGGAAATTCCGTCGATGATGGATCTGTTTCAGGAAGTTGAACGGTTGATTGATTTGAAAGGCAAACAGCAGGTTCCGCTTTCCCAGTTGCTGTTGATGCGAGAATTGGTCACGCCTACCGCGATTGGCAGAGGAGTCGCGGTTCCACAACCACGATTTCCACTGGAAGACATCATTTTTCAAAAACCGGTCGTCCACACGTTTTTCTTAAAGTTTCCCCTGGATTTCAACGCGCTCGATACGATACCCGTTTTTGTGATCTTTGTTTTATTGTGTTCTCATACCGGCCATCACCTGGAAGTGCTGTCTCAATTGGCAAGCATCATCCGGGATGATGACATTTGTAAATTCTTAAAAACATATCCGTCTAAAGATGAAGTGGTTGAACAGTTCAAAAAAATATATCGGGGAGCGTTTTAAGCAGCTCACACAAACGTTGAAAATTTCCAGCCTGGAAAAGGAATTGATCCGTCTTCGTGGCGTTTCCGGCAAGGAAACCTTCATCATGATGCTGTGTGCCCTGTTGATTGGACTGGGGTGCGGACTTCTTGCGGTGGGCTTGAATGGCGGTGTGCATTTCTTAAAACACTTCTTTCAGACTCAGCCTCAACATATCTGGTTGATTGGCATTCCTGCTGTTGGCGCGGGATTGGGCGTTTTTATCATGAAATCGGTGTTGAAAGATCTGGATTCCCATGGCGTTCCCAGTGTGATCAAAAGCGTGTCCCTGGGAAAGGGCGACCTCAAGGCACGGATGATTGTCAGCCGTTTTCTGGGCAGTTTACTGACGGTGGGAAGTGGCGGTTCCGCCGGACTGGAAGGTCCAATTCTGTGTATTGGCGGTGCCTGGGGGGCTTTGCTGGGACGCTGGTTAAAAATGAATGAACGCCAGAAAAAACTGTTGATCAGCTATGGTGTGGCAGGCGCGATTTCCGGAATTTTTAACGCCCCCATCACGGGGTTGATTTTCACATTGGAAATTTTACTGCGCGAATGGTCCTATCTGACGATCCTCCCAGCCATCATCTCGGCCACAGCCGCCACAGAACTCAGCCGTTTTATCATGGGCAACAAAATCACGTTCCATTTTGAAATCGCTTCATTTTCTACCACTTCGCTGGTGGCCAGTATCGGGTTGGGAATTCTCACCAGCCTGGTCTCCAGCGCGTTTTCCAGAAGTCTGGTATTCTGGGAAGAACTCTTTAAAAAAGTCTCCCGCTATTTTTGGTTGAGGTCTGCCATTGGTGGATTGGCTGTTGGCATATTGGGCTATTTTGTGCCTGATATTCTGTTTGAAGGTTACAGCGTGACCCAGGATTTTCTCTCCAACCCGATCGGTCCGACATTGGGAGTTGTATTACTTTTCACCTGCATGAAATTTATTGCCTGCGGAATCACTCTGGGCAGTGGCGGAGTGGGTGGTGTGTTTGCGCCAAGCCTGATCCTTGGCAGTGCTGTTGGCATGTGTTTTGGACTCCTGCTCCACTTGTTTCCGCTGACAAACCTGGCCTCTGACGCATCCTTTGCACTGATTGGGATGGCAGGTATGGTGACGGGTGTGATGCATGGTCCGCTTACCGGAATTTTTCTGGTGATGGAAATCACGCGTGGCTATTCCCTGATATTACCGCTGATGATCATTGCCAGCACATCCATGCTCATGAGTTTTTTTCTGGAGGAGGGATCGGTATATACCCGTGAACTCATACGCCAGGGACATCTGGTCAAACGGGGTTCAGACGCTTATGTTCTGCATTATTTGAATCTGCGCGAAATCCTCGACCGGGACTTCACCACAGTTCCAGAAGGTTTGCTGTTAGGCGATTTTGTCCAGTATTTCAAACGCTCTCGACGGAATTATTTCCCTGTCCTGGATGATACCGGAAATTATCTGGGCGTAGTTCTTCTGGATGATATTCGTCCCTACCTGTTCAACTACAATGTCTATGATCTGGTGACAATGGGGTCCATTATGAAAATGTGGCCCATGATTGAATGTGATCTGTCGATTGATGAAGTGCTGAAAAAATTTGAGAAAATCGGCAGTTGGTCCCTGCCCGTCGTTGAAAATGGAAAATATCTGGGAATGCTTTCCAAAT carries:
- a CDS encoding trypsin-like peptidase domain-containing protein, translated to MTYRCRTFLSIFIFLILQGAVVHALSGFSPEEEENIRIYQDSSPAVVNITSITVKYDFRFRPIPAEEGTGTGFLIDKKGHILTNFHVIEKAQKLLITLSDNSQLPGKVVGVDPNNDLAVLRIDAPPGQYSTLELIDSSNLMVGQKVLALGNPFGLKQTLTTGIVSALGRTIEAQNGRKIEGVIQTDAAINPGNSGGPLLNREGKVVGINTAIIGPGNFGIGFAIPANNVLKIIPDLITHGYVRRPWLGVEPIPTIHLKQLGLDVPAGILVAKVVPGASADRAGIRGASQNLVAGNYLIPWGGDIITHIDNTPITNFEELASRVEAFSPGDTVKVRLMRKRTPMEMEVTLLERPKP
- a CDS encoding PTS sugar transporter subunit IIA: MKKQITIPVVSEWLKVPESTLLRWISQGVIPFTMTRGQYVIEKDTLEAWAASKHIYLNRITEYEKDHQTELLIPAMEAGGCYYLEEIPSMMDLFQEVERLIDLKGKQQVPLSQLLLMRELVTPTAIGRGVAVPQPRFPLEDIIFQKPVVHTFFLKFPLDFNALDTIPVFVIFVLLCSHTGHHLEVLSQLASIIRDDDICKFLKTYPSKDEVVEQFKKIYRGAF
- a CDS encoding chloride channel protein; this encodes MKWLNSSKKYIGERFKQLTQTLKISSLEKELIRLRGVSGKETFIMMLCALLIGLGCGLLAVGLNGGVHFLKHFFQTQPQHIWLIGIPAVGAGLGVFIMKSVLKDLDSHGVPSVIKSVSLGKGDLKARMIVSRFLGSLLTVGSGGSAGLEGPILCIGGAWGALLGRWLKMNERQKKLLISYGVAGAISGIFNAPITGLIFTLEILLREWSYLTILPAIISATAATELSRFIMGNKITFHFEIASFSTTSLVASIGLGILTSLVSSAFSRSLVFWEELFKKVSRYFWLRSAIGGLAVGILGYFVPDILFEGYSVTQDFLSNPIGPTLGVVLLFTCMKFIACGITLGSGGVGGVFAPSLILGSAVGMCFGLLLHLFPLTNLASDASFALIGMAGMVTGVMHGPLTGIFLVMEITRGYSLILPLMIIASTSMLMSFFLEEGSVYTRELIRQGHLVKRGSDAYVLHYLNLREILDRDFTTVPEGLLLGDFVQYFKRSRRNYFPVLDDTGNYLGVVLLDDIRPYLFNYNVYDLVTMGSIMKMWPMIECDLSIDEVLKKFEKIGSWSLPVVENGKYLGMLSKSTLFDHYRREVQISADV